Proteins encoded together in one Oreochromis aureus strain Israel breed Guangdong linkage group 23, ZZ_aureus, whole genome shotgun sequence window:
- the LOC116321022 gene encoding gap junction beta-2 protein-like, which produces MSWPALYTQLVGANRHATSLGKIWLSVLFIFRVMVLVVAAESVWGDEQSDFTCNTLQPGCENVCYDQFFPVSHIRLWCLQLVFVSTPTLLVAMYVAYRNHRDKRKLLQSPGRAGFLSAKGQDEELETLKKRRLPIAGALWWTYACSLVFRLLFEAGFMYALYVVYDGFQMPRLVQCDQWPCPNLVDCFISRPTEKTIFTVFMATTSSICMVLNVAELVYLVIKAFTRGLCDQKERKLGSREKMRIRTNQKSVVST; this is translated from the exons ATGTCTTGGCCCGCTCTGTACACTCAGTTGGTCGGGGCGAACCGTCATGCCACCAGCCTGGGTAAAATCTGGCTCTCTGTGCTTTTTATTTTCCGGGTCATGGTGCTGGTTGTTGCCGCGGAGAGCGTCTGGGGGGACGAGCAGTCTGACTTCACCTGCAATACATTGCAG CCTGGCTGTGAAAACGTCTGCTATGATCAGTTCTTTCCCGTGTCCCACATCCGTCTCTGGTGTCTTCAGCTTGTCTTTGTCTCCACGCCAACACTCCTGGTTGCCATGTATGTGGCCTATCGTAACCACAGAGATAAGAGGAAGCTCCTTCAG AGTCCTGGTAGAGCTGGGTTTCTCAGCGCAAAAGGCCAAGATGAGGAGTTGGAGACTCTGAAAAAGCGGAGGCTCCCAATAGCtggtgccctctggtggacataTGCCTGCAGCCTGGTGTTCAGGCTGCTGTTTGAAGCAGGATTCAT GTATGCTCTGTATGTGGTGTATGATGGTTTCCAGATGCCACGGCTAGTGCAGTGTGATCAATGGCCATGTCCTAACCTGGTGGACTGCTTCATCTCACGTCCGACTGAGAAAACCATCTTCACTGTTTTCATGGCCACTACCTCATCTATCTGCATGGTCCTTAACGTGGCTGAACTTGTATATCTTGTCATCAAGGCTTTCACTAG GGGTCTCTGTGATCAGAAGGAGAGGAAATTAGGCAGTAGAGAGAAGATGCGGATCAGGACTAACCAAAAGTCAGTTGTTTCAACCTGA
- the rtraf gene encoding RNA transcription, translation and transport factor protein has product MFRRKLGALDYHNPDGFDCTDETQFRNCIVWLEDQKIRHYKIEDRGNLRNIPSSEWPKAYQKYLQDVNCPFGVDERKEAVDWLLGLAVRYEYGDNVEKYKNCQPLAASSNSDKAVDPLVNLDSNSPDFKAGVTALSNILKIQRHDDYLVMLKAIRILIQERLSPEAIAKASNNREGVPVALDKHILGFDTGDATLNEAAQILRLLHIEELRELQTKINEAIVAVQAIIADPKTDHRLGKVGR; this is encoded by the exons ATGTTTCGGAGAAAACTGGGCGCTCTGGATTATCACAACCCCGACGGCTTTGACTGCACAG ATGAGACACAGTTTAGGAACTGCATTGTGTGGCTGGAGGACCAGAAGATTCGACATTATAAAATCGAAGACAGAGGTAACCTGAGGAACATCCCCAGCTCAGAGTGGCCCAAAGCCTACCAAAAG TACCTACAGGATGTGAACTGTCCGTTTGGAGTCGATGAGAGGAAGGAGGCTGTAGATTGGTTACTGGGCCTGGCTGTGCGGTATGAATATGGAGACAATG TGGAGAAGTACAAAAACTGTCAGCCCCTGGCAGCTTCAAGTAACAGCGATAAAGCAGTGGACCCTCTGGTTAACCTTGACA gtaATTCTCCAGATTTCAAAGCAGGAGTTACAGCTTTGTCCAACATCCTCAAGATACAGCGGCATGACGACTACCTGGTTATGCTTAAG GCCATTCGTATTTTGATCCAAGAGAGACTTTCTCCAGAAGCCATCGCTAAAGCCAGCAACAATAGAGAG ggTGTTCCAGTAGCTTTAGACAAGCACATCTTGGGTTTTGACACTGGAG ATGCGACTCTAAACGAAGCGGCTCAGATCCTGCGCCTGCTGCACATTGAGGAGCTGAGGGAGCTGCAAACCAAGATCAACGAGGCCATCGTAGCTGTTCAGGCCATCATAGCCGACCCCAAGACAGACCACCGGCTGGGCAAGGTTGGCAGATGA
- the sap18 gene encoding histone deacetylase complex subunit SAP18 — MALESRITQEEIKKEPEKPIDREKTCPLLLRVFTTNSGRHHRVDEFARGNVPSSELQIYTWMDATLKELTSLVKEVYPEARKKGTYFSFAIVYPDPRGKMYKLKEIGSTVSGRKGADDSMTLQSQRFQIGDYLDIAITPPNRAPPLGTRMRPF, encoded by the exons ATGGCACTTGAATCGCGGATCACACAGgaggaaataaagaaagaacCAGAGAAGCCAATTGACAGAGAAAAG ACCTGCCCCCTTCTGCTGCGAGTCTTCACCACCAACAGTGGGAGACACCACAGAGTTGATGAATTTGCTCGAGGAAATGTCCCTTCCAGCGAACTGCAGATATACACTTG GATGGATGCTACACTAAAAGAGCTGACTAGCTTGGTGAAGGAGGTATATCCAGAGGCCAGGAAAAAGGGCACCTACTTTAGCTTTGCCATTGTCTACCCTGATCCCAGAGGGAAGATGTACAA GTTGAAAGAGATTGGCAGTACTGTGTCTGGCAGAAAAGGTGCAGATGACTCAATGACACTGCAGTCTCAGCGCTTCCAGATTGGAGACTATCTGGATATAGCCATCACACCACCCAACAGAGCACCGCCCCTTGGCACACGCATGAGGCCATTCTGA